In Palaemon carinicauda isolate YSFRI2023 chromosome 1, ASM3689809v2, whole genome shotgun sequence, the genomic stretch gtgtatgtgtgtatcaatagacatctatctatctccctatccttcttcatgtatatatatatatatatatatatatatatatatatatatatatatatatatatatatatatacagtatatatttatacatatatatataaatatatatatacatatatatatatatatatatatatatatatatatatgtgtgtgtgtgtgtgtgtgtgtgtgtgtatgtatatatatgatgtatatacaggcctatatataagttattcatcaatatatatatatatatatatatatatatatatatatatatatatatatatatatatatatatatatatatatatatatataaatatataaaatatatatatacacacacatatacatacacacacacgagcatTATGGGCTACTACAAGATTAGGTCTGTTGATGATCTTAGGTATTTTTCACCAGAATGGTCATTATTGCATGTCCGGTAAGCCTCATtgtctgcttttaatatatttacacGGTCAGAAATATTTTGAAGGTGTAGTATAACAATGATCTATTGTGAGAGATTTGAAAATAAGTCATTTTTAACTTAGCAACTAGTTACCTTCTGTCAGATAAATGTTGTAAGAAATGAAGAAAATACAAGAATTATTGCTAACAGAGTGTTGTTTctgtagagaaaacagaaatgctgAAGTGTTGTTGGAGAGATGCCTTTTTGTTGGTAATATGGCTGATGTTGCTACCAGCTGTACACAGCCTTAGACCTAGACATTCAGGTAAGCCATTCCAGtagttttttttatcacaaaaatatgttttccaatcttttcttaatattttgaagATTTGCTTACGAATTTTATCATACCAATTTTATATTATTAGGATAGAAAttcgaaaattttattttttatctattattgtcATTATGTTTGAGAGAGGAGCCTTAGtgggaagtaaaaaagaaaaaagaattaagaaaataaacctTAGTAGACGTTATTATTCATTTGGGAGAACAATTGATGTATGAAGTGTAGTTTCagttaaatatataaaaagtgtagaatataataataacatagtGGTTTTATTGGTGGAAATGTTTTACTagtatagtttaaaggttttaacTACAATTCTAGAAAATTAATCATTGCACTCGATATCCATGTCATGTGAATATAACTAACCTTATGGGGAATTTGAAGAAAATGGCCTAAACTGTTATTCAAATAtaactttaaattttttattattatccttgatACTGGATTATACCTTTATAAATATGTAGGAAATCAGTGTTCTTAACAGCTTGAAATGATTTTAATTAAAGAAAGAATTATGATCCAATGAAAAGCTAATGTTTTTGCAATATATTATGAAACCCTaatttagaaatatttcatttattctgcACCCATGCCAATCACTAAGTTAATCACTGTCCTATGATGGTATAGTTAAGATTGATCATTAGGATCCTCGAAGAATACTTACCAAAATGATTGAACATGGAGCTGGTTTAAACATATTTATGTATTGGGTACACATTAATATCATAATGTTTTACAAAAAGATTTTTTCTTGAGAaacatatagtgaaaaaaaaaagggtggAATCAGTTCTTATAACAATACAATATAAAGCTGAGGTATCCCTAAATAGAATAATTTCTAACTTTTTGCTTCAATCATATCTTTGCAATTTGGATCTTCTCTCAAGAAGGCAAGGACGTTCTGGTGCAAAACTCTGTGTCTGCTTTGCTACAAGATTCTTTGACACCCAATTGTACGACTCTTTTCATAACGGAGGACAGCAGTTCTTCAAAGCCTATTTTACAGGTAACAATTGacctaattcatcaaaatattataCTGAAATCACGATACCCTTTCATTGCCAGTTGGGAGTTATACGAAACTTCTTATGTAACAAAAATTCAAGATCACATAAACCTCTGCATGTTGGTATTTATTGGAAAGCTTTTTTCAAAGCATTTCCATTGAATACCAACTTTTTATAATTTTGAGTCATTTCCAAAGAGAGTTCCCTTTATCAAATTTTGACCAAGTCACTAATGGCAGTGGAAGGGTTGATAACTTTTCCAgacggatttttttttcagttgtctgCCCAAATAATGCATGTGGTAACGTACAGTAAAAAGAGTGACGAAATATTGCATAGAACATTGCAATTTGAAACATAGTAGAATACAGTATCACAAATATAGAAATTTCCGTTCATTATCTGTTTAGTAATTCTAATAGTAAATTAAAAGTGGCTTAAAATACTCTTTTTGACATGATCATAAATAATATGAAGTGATAACTTTCGTACAATGAAATCTGAGATGTCTAAGACAAGTAGATATTAGGATACCCAAAAGAATGcatataataaaacaattaaggtattttatgtatgtgtgtctatgctATCAAATGTCATTCATCTTTATTATTGATAAAACTTGTACTATTCATACGAGTTATGAATAATATTCAACTGATTTAATTAGTCCTTCACAATATTTACTTTAAAGAGTCGCATGTTTTTACAAGTTATTAAGGACATAATTTATTTGAGCACCCAAGACTTCATATTGAtctttaaattcatttttttcaacAGGTGCTGCTCGACATAAATGCAAAACTCCCAATAGCTTTCATGGATGTACAaccttttaaaaagagtaacatgacAGTTGTGGAAATCACATCGACTGTCCAACAAGCTTTGAAAGTAAGTTTACTCTGTTCtttgctttatttcttattttctacttttttatttataatgagATCTCTAAATAAAGTGTATGTACATTTGCTGTCAAGAATTATCGTctcaacaaaaataaatatctaataatTGCTTATCATTGTATGCATTTTTTTAGTTAAACGCAAAACAACCTATAGAGAAacttgagaataataaaaaaaaaaaaaaaaaaaaactgtaattgcaAAACATTTCCATTGATTAATCTCGATATTAAAAATGTTGTTGAAATTATGTTCCGCTGCCATCAATTTTTTCTGAAGCTAAATGTAATTTAACCCATTCTTTGATTTTATTACTCCGTGACGTCGGGAAATCTTTGATTTCGTcccattttctttaaatattaagaAGGATTATAACTCATTTAGAAATTATGTTTCATGCTTTTACAGAAatcttttttttaaaatatttgattgtttTGATGGTTTCTTCTCGTTTACAAAGAATAGAATTCATAATATTGCTGATCCTttctaaatactttatttttctcatTAGATAAAGAAGACCTCATCCTGTATAATCATACTTCTTGTCAGTGATGACATCGACTTCCtcacaaatataattaaaatttcatcAGACAACGGCCTCTTTGCTCACCCTAGTCGGCTTTTGCTTTTAACCCTAAAGACCCCCACTTCCCTACAAACTGTTCAAGAACAACTATCAATTATCGACGCTGCTGTTGTCATCCTAAGCGAATTACCAAATTATGAAAGGTCAGTCCCTTCATAATAGAATTATTACATGGAGCCTGGGTAAACCAGAAGTCGATGCTTGCATAGAAAATGAGAATTTAACCTCATATTCTAGGACAGGGTTTCCCAACCTGGGGTACTTGTGCCCCAGTGGTACATATTTGCTCTTCAGTGGGTACACTGGATCAGAAATAGTCAGTACTGTGCAATACATGAGGTAATATTCAACGAGATTCAAAAATAAAACTATATCACAATAATACTTTACTTGTTTCTCTTTTTCATACCAAATTTTAGGGGTACACGAGAATCTTTAAAATAACCAAGGCTACAAAAGAACAAAACGGTTAGGAACCCTTGTTCTAGGGGGTCCCTCTTAGACATATCTGCTGTCACCTATACTTAAACGTATTATTGAGTTACTTCAATTATGTTATCTAATCAATTATTGGTCTTTGCTCCACTGGCTCACCTTCATTACAATCTGACATCATCTCCATGCTCCTCTGTTTTGAAAGGCGGTACTTGCTTTGCTACTCACGTTATCCACAAAGGAGAGTATATAGACATTAGTTCAGTTCATCTAAGCAGTTCGCATCTTGACTGACTAACGTAACTCTGTTATACCTAACACTATCACAGTCACACAAAGAACAAAATCTATTCAGCGTATTCTATAAACCCCGAATGAATCTTTACCTAAACAATTGGGATTCTTAATAAACTTAAAAACTTTCTGTAAAATCTTTTACGCCAGAAAGCTCTTTTCTTTGACAGGATTCTCTTATTCACACAGTTCCTTACGTGGTTTGGCCTAAATTAAAATAAAAGCTTTTTGGATATGAATGTAGACTTatttgttgctgaatcccttatttaATATTCTAACTTTGTTGCtttctccatcgtaaggctcaacTCAACACAGTGATCTAGCATTTATATTCTAGCAGTGAggagattatggaatgatcttcccaaccTGGCTGTTAAATTGATCGAACTTTAgacgttcaaacttgctgcaaggtctttcatgttgaacaggttgtcatAAGTGCATTCTAAATATGTGCTTAATTGATCTTATTGTTGTTAATGATCTAAAGGTATTTTATATTGCTTATTCATTACTTTACATGAAATGActattcgtttccttatttccatttcacACTGAGCTACTTTCTCTGTTCGAGCCCTTTGggtagtagcatcctgcttttccaactaaggctgtaactTAGGTAGCTTAGCAAGTTGAAAGATAGCAATGTTATAGTTATTGTATATGTCGTTCCACTAGCTGATCTAGTaatctgaaaaaaaacaaaaaacaatgggAATCCACGTGACCTGGGATATCCCAGGATATCCCAAGGATAATTTGTTATCCAATAACTCTAAATTAAACTTGAGCAATTCAAATATCTTGATTAGAAAGTTGAACCATGTTCTTAGCGGTCCAAATATAAAGATAGTGACCCATTTTATACTCGTTATACCTTGAAATCTTCAAGAGCAAAAAAACTCGTATTTTAATGAACATTGTTCCGGTTcataagggaataatttcattattatattaaaaaatatatatatatatatttcgtgattTCATAGGTCCATGTAAAATTGTAAGATTGATAATGCGATacaacatatttgtttatttatactcGCAATATCTATTTCTTCTAAAAGTCATAAATCAGAGCAAAATCATCACCCACACAGAAAAGAGGAGAAACTGGTTAATAGCAAAGCGAGCCACAGGAGAACAAAGACCAATCTAATTAGATGATTCGTTGCATGATTGAAGTAATTCCATGATATTCACCCAGATAGTTAACTCTCACAGCGAATTCATGTACTGATTGCCAAAACAGAAGAGCATAGAGATAATGTAAAATTGAAAGTGAAGCTAGTCATGGTAAAGAAAAACCATTCCGATTACATGTAGTTTCCGTAAATATATTACACGGTTAATTAAGTGTTGATGACGACCGGCACTGATGGTAGCTATTCCCGGAAAGAAGAGAAGAAGTTTTTCCATGTAAGCAGCAACCTGGTCTGTTGTTCTACGAACGATTGATTGGTCTTTGCTTCGCCGCTGCATGCTACTCTCACAATCTAACATTATCCGCTTCCTCTTATATTTTAGCAAGTCATACATGTTCCACTATTTGTGTTAACCACAAGGACAAGTATTTTGACTGCAAATATCTAAATAGTCTCTAAGTAAAATTGGTGTTTACTCTGTTGTTGCTTTTTTGGCTGGCATTTAACATTATCTCCatgctcctctgttttggcaaaCAGTACAGTAAATGCATCTATGTTTACGTCTGTTGCGTGGGTGagtatttttctgttatttatGACTCTCAGGTCAGCAACAAATACTTGAATCTTGAATAAACAGAAACATATTGCTGTAGTTATATAATTAGAACTCGTTGAAGTTGAAATCTTATGATTGCAACGCCTTCTTCTTTCGGTATAACAATTTTTTATATGGCCGACAGGATTATCTTCTCTGTTAGAAGTGTGCCTCACATCATCATGAAGTCATCAAATAgtctttatttcaaatgaaaattagATCACTTCCTTCTTAAAGATAACAATATACATTATAACGCGGATTATATGGATTTTGGGGTTAGTGAATGCATCACTGGTATAAAATGGGGTGGCATCTTTTTTTTCTAGAAAGCTAATGAAAATGGTTACCTCACTAGACTTGATGTTCCCATCACCCAGTCACCCAGGTTGAATTTTGAGTTATTTGTTTCTGAATGGATAACAAATTGCCCTCGGACAGTATCTCGTGTCAATCAGTGTCCTATTAGGGTCATTTCAAAATACCTGCACCCACCGATCAGGTGAGCGGAACAACATCTTCAGCAAATTATAGGTACTATGTGGGCGAGAGAATCGTTTTTAGGGTAAGAGCTCTGGCTtattcataagatttttcagaaattttgtcattttTCGAAAAAGTCAGTTGAACTAGCAACTATCCAGGAAAATATCAGAACAGTATGTCTATAAAACTATGCAAGTGTATGAAATGTTCACATACCTATCTCTAAATATTAAGCTGAAAGTAACCCACTAATATCAAAATCACTGAACCTCGAATATAACTTACGTTCGACATGATAGTTCATGAGAATCACACCTATCCTCAACCAAGGTTCGCACCAGCAACTTTTTAAGTTTGAACATGAGTGACTAACATTGtgggatatcatatatatatatatatatatatatatatatatatatatatatatatatatatatacatatccgggTGTAATTGGTACCAAGGTATATTGAATTCGATATAAAtaggttatatacacacacatacacatacacacacacacacacacacacatatatatatatatatatatatatatatatatatatatatatatatatatatatatatatgcacacacacttatatatatatatatatatatatataaatatatatatacatacatacatacataaatatttatataaatcaacaAACAgttattactcttcatactatTGCCATTAACGCTATATAATGTATTTACAGATGTGTTGTTTATGTGTATTTGCCATACAGCCTTAAGAAAATACAAGTTGCTTCCTGGACTTCAAAATATGGACTATCTTACTTCTACGATGAGACCTTGTTTCCAGATGAAAGTAAAAGGTAATGTTTCTTGTTTTTTCCTACATAGATAGTGGGATATAAGTAATTATACTGGAAGTAAAGTAATAACTTATGGTTTTGTAACATAAATCATCTCCAACAATAGCAGCTTCGCTTCTTAGTAGATATATCTCaccattttaaggtaataaaatgctgtaataagaaacaagttagtAGCAATTATGGCTAACCTAGAATCTGTCCCGAgaattgaaaaagaagaagaaaactatgCATTGCACTTTGTAAGGAAAACAAAGAATAGAATTGTGTCCCAGTTACCAAATGATTTTGATGACCAACGATCAATTTCAGATGAATAATTCACTTCACCTTTAATATTCGTTGGGAAACAATATTTCTCTGATAGATATAGAAGTGATTATGTCTTGGCATTGATTTCAAAGCTATAACTGAAAAGAACTAATACTTAGGTAATTTTGGACTGGAATAGGCTTACTTACCTTATTAACAAAAACAGAGGAGCaaggaaataatgttaaattgaaagggattttctttattaaatgttttttcatTGTATATAGATAATCACCTTCTTTGACCGTATCCCTCCATTTTTCGTCTAATATCTTATATATCTGATATAAAATTCTAATGTTTATCATACAATAAAAGAACATAAGTCTTAGTTAGATGAATTAATCTTTAATATATCTTCTAGAAGGTCATTGATAACTAAAAGCAATATCATTTCATAATAACAGGTTGAAGGAAGGTGGACACCTGACAATATCAGCTATCTATTACCCATCCCATTCGATCTTGAAAGTCAATACATCTGCAGATGGCTCATCTATTGCTACCATATCAGGACCTGTAAAAGAAGTCCTTAGCATGCTCTCTGCCGCGATAAATTTCACGTGAGATCTTTTTAAATATATCCAAATCACTTAACCTAATTACATTTATAATAACATTGGTAGGAATTTATCTCATTCTTACGTGTATCCTAATTTATCTTCGAGTAAACACTAATCATATATATCTCTTGCTACTATTCTCAACACAATTAAAAGGAAACTATTGCTCTTCAATAAAGTCTGTACAAACTAACAATGGAgcaaatatttctttattatttcataaCTCATAAGGATACttatgaattacacacacacacacacacacacacacacatatatatatatatatatatatatatacatatatatttatatatatatatatatgtataaatatatatatatatatatatatatatatatatatatatatatattgcatttatatacatatatatactgcatatatatatatgtatatatatacatatgtatgtatatatatatatatatatatatatatatatatatatatatatatatatatacacatgtatatatagacatatgtgctgtatatatgtatgtatgtatatatatatatatatatatgcatgtgtctatAAAAACTCAAATCTCTGAAATTAGAATGTACCACCAGTATAGTTTCTCACGTTCTTTATATCTCCTTCACAGGTACCACATAGGTCCATTCTATTCTTATGGTTACCTATTACCCAATGGATCTTGGAATGGAATGGTTGGAGCCATACATAGGAAGGTATGATATTGATGTTTACTTAAATCATTATTTTGAGATATTTTGCGTTCAAAgtttggtttccttttttttttattctgaataggGGTACATGACTAATAGCATTCAAACCTCGATGCAATATTGGTTATAATTATTCTTGAGATAAATCTTAAATTCATTTGATCAAGTATTGGGAATTTGTAATGCCCATTATTTTTCaacaattattttgattttttttttttttttgcgttcaaaGTTtggtttcctctttttttctgaatATTGTTACATGACTTAACAGCATTAAATAATCTTTTTCCGTTTTGCTCATGTTTAGCCTCAAGACAAGATTTAAGTTTATTTGATTAAGTATTGTGAGGGCCATTAATCTCTCAATGGTCTCATTGTGGCCCTCGTGTACCGTTAAGGCCACGGTgaaacaacctaacctaacctaaactaattGTGACGATTTTGACCAACCatcctgtttatttgtttataatttagGATTTTATCTCCTTTTTAATTCCAATTAATAGACAAGATTTTTTTAAagcatttctcttcctctctttacaggaagcTGACATGGCCCTCGGTCCCCTGGCACTAACGTATGAACGGTCGAAAGTCGTACAATACACGGTGTCAATATTTGAACACTACCTTCAAATCCAGGGCAAACGAGGAGCCACTGAAATGGATCCCTGGGCTTTTGCGACGCCCTTCAACCCTGAGGTCTGGGCAGCATTATTCGCCACGTTGGCTTTAGCCATCTTCGTCTCGTCCATCTACGCAAAGATCACTTTCGATCATGCGCCTTCAAAAGGCTCTGCTTTTACCTACATTAAAATATTATTGCATCAAGGTAAGAGTATTGACTGTAAGGTTTGAAAGCATTCCTCCGGTCTCCGTTGATTTTAAGGGGGTGTATGAAGTTAGTAAGGATAGGTATATGCTTGATAATTGGAAAATTAATAAcatttttagtaatgataataataataacaatgataataattataataataataataataataaaaataataataataatagtaataataataataataataataataataataataataataataattttactagtgttagtaacattaataattttaatgattttaatcattttagtaataagaatgataataataatttttataatgttataatattttcaataatcttaatatatttgtttttaatctgtcaaatctattttctttatgctgtttaattatttctaaaatACGATATCATGAAGCCATTTTTATGATTTACGAAATATTGATTTCTTTTTACCTTGCCATGAGTGAACCcggtaatttattttcttatttcttttcatcactcgcctagttttccctgttggatcccttgggcttatagcaacatgcttttcaaactagagttatagttctagtaggaataataataataataataataataataataataataataataataataataataataataatacttctactactactactactaataataataataatgcatgttaGGGATACCGTGGCTTTAGTGGAGGGGATAGCAAAAGATATggctcctagattaggttaggtgaggaaccttaggttaggtggtgttcttttgTTTCTTCGCTTATTGATTATTGAAACAGTCCTatccaaccaactacaaaggctcaaATTTCGGTATTGAGTGGTAAATATTCTAAGAATACACTTAATACAAAAGGAAATTTCTCAATTACATATTCAGTATTACATGAGTTCTTTTCATAACTGAGTATAAGATGGTAAATGTCATTGTGTTACTAACTGCTATAAATCAAACTAAAGTTAATCGCTAATATTCAGATATCTTGATAGCAATACAGTAATGGAATTTAAGTAGGAATGAACAGTCTTCTCTCTAACTGTTAtctatacattaaggggtcggccgcctgatacgccctcttcaatgccttctatcaaaggccccctcttccacaaaacctcttctctccatatcatacttTACATTATCTCACTATCTAATGAAtgaacaatattaaataattttgtaacccaacctaacataacctaacctaacctaacctaacatgtcTCAATTTCTTACAGAAACAAAACCTCtgttttccatatcatccttcaccttatctcaccatctaatgattgaacaataataaataattctctaacctaacctaacttaatcaACCGACAAACCAACATACCCTAACCTAACCAAACTTGTCTCAATTTCTTACAGACATCGACAAGATAGCTCTCTCCTGGTGGGAGCGAATGATAGTTGGCGGATGGATGATGACTATCATGATCTCAGGGGAGAGTTACTCTGGAAACCTGATGTCTCAGCTGGCTGTAGGTACATCTCTCAGCCTTATCAGTCTCTGAGAGTTGTCCTCGATGATCCAAAGATTAAGATTATGTGGATGGCAAACACAGTATATGATCAGTACCTGAAGGTAATAAGTTCCACTTGGTTTTTGGTTagtgtttattcatttatatattaatcTTGTGTTTCAGGATATACCTTTTATTGTCTCTGGTGTTAACATGTCTTAAAGTTAGAAGACTAGGGATGAATCCCGATTTAAAGTACACATTTTTAACTTCATCAAACCTACActcatgcacaaatatatatatatatatatatatatatatatatatatgcatatatatatatgcatatatacagtatatatatatatatatgcatatatacagtatatatatatatatatatatatatatatatatatatatatatatatatatatatatatatatatgtgtgtgtgtgtgtgtgtgtgtgtttttgtgtgcgtctgtctgtctgtctgtctgtctgtctgctgtatatgcagtatatatgtgtatgtaaatttgtgtaaacataacacatacaaaaatatttatcatcattatcatcgtatcTCAATATAATACATCTTATAACACTAAAGCCTTTTTAATACCTTccctttgaaaatatatttaacgTTTATTCCTTTAAATGCACCTACATCTATTTATCTGTCTTTCCAGAGCTCAGAATCAGGCATTCTCCTGGAAGTTGCCAAATCAGAGGAGTATGGAAAAATCACTTACGTCAATAATTCAATGTCTGAATACTTAACGTCTGTGCAGACTCTGGTTGCTGGGGGGACCCATGTGTCTGTTGTGCCATATATTGCACAGAAGGTTTTTCTTACACAGGCTTTTACTGATGAAGGTTGGTAAGAGGAAGTTCTTGAAATGAATATGATATCAGCTGTTTTTATATATTGAGATTTAAAACTCATGTCTCTTCCATatcttcatttatatatgaaagatctaatttaatgttggtactgttcttaaaatgtcttttggattgttcattaattctccagaagtttatttgtttccttatttcttttcctcactcggctattttactctgttgtagcacttgagtttatagcatcctgcttttcgagctagtgttgtagcttggataataataataataataataataataataataataataataataataataataataggctcctaacgagcggaaatattaccgtatggaaaaaaatccgcttgtgtgaacCAAGCATAAAATATATTGGtttaatgtaaaaatattaataaaacattatattgatatttatactaTCAATATACTAAATTTGACAATAACTGACCCTCAAAATCAGATTTTAAGTTTTAACATTTAGTTTAATAATTTCTTAAATCACactaatttgttttatttatcctaACAGGAAATTGTAGATTCTATTTTTCCAAGGAGAAATATCTTCCTTTTATCTTCGCAATGGTTGTACAGAAAAATAGTCCCCTTCTTCGGACTATTAATGATGGGTAAGTCTCTATAACTAAATGATAGTACTTTCGAAATCTACAATTTGAGTAAAATAATATTagggcttatatatatacacacatacacatatatatgtatatatatatgtatgtatatatatatatatatatatgtatacatatatatatatatatatatatatatatatatatatatatatatatatatgtatatatatgtatatatatatatatatatatatgtataagtatatattgatatataaatatatatgca encodes the following:
- the LOC137645509 gene encoding glutamate receptor ionotropic, kainate glr-3-like, coding for MLKCCWRDAFLLVIWLMLLPAVHSLRPRHSGKDVLVQNSVSALLQDSLTPNCTTLFITEDSSSSKPILQVLLDINAKLPIAFMDVQPFKKSNMTVVEITSTVQQALKIKKTSSCIIILLVSDDIDFLTNIIKISSDNGLFAHPSRLLLLTLKTPTSLQTVQEQLSIIDAAVVILSELPNYERCVVYVYLPYSLKKIQVASWTSKYGLSYFYDETLFPDESKRLKEGGHLTISAIYYPSHSILKVNTSADGSSIATISGPVKEVLSMLSAAINFTYHIGPFYSYGYLLPNGSWNGMVGAIHRKEADMALGPLALTYERSKVVQYTVSIFEHYLQIQGKRGATEMDPWAFATPFNPEVWAALFATLALAIFVSSIYAKITFDHAPSKGSAFTYIKILLHQDIDKIALSWWERMIVGGWMMTIMISGESYSGNLMSQLAVGTSLSLISL